The DNA segment TGATGAAGTTCTGCACACACTCGGCCACAACAGCAGCTGAAGTTACAGCTGACATTGAAGCAGCAGCTCGGTGCTCTACAGTAGCTGGCACACCAGAGGTCACAAGCCGGTTTAGGGCAGCAAGGCAATCCATTTTGTAGGTGTCATGAAATCGCTCAATGTTAGGTACAGCATCCTTCAATGTAGAAGATAAGGTCTTGAACTGAGCAATCAGTTTCAGGCACTCAGTTTCATATACAGCTGGTGAAACGATGTCACGAACATAAGCCTTCTCTAGCTTCTCCGTCGCTTTGATAATCGCAAAGAGCTCGCCAAAGTTGTCATACCTTTCCCTTTCACGCTTGTCATTCCATAG comes from the Nicotiana tabacum cultivar K326 chromosome 14, ASM71507v2, whole genome shotgun sequence genome and includes:
- the LOC107784161 gene encoding vacuolar protein sorting-associated protein 28 homolog 2-like is translated as MMEVKLWNDKRERERYDNFGELFAIIKATEKLEKAYVRDIVSPAVYETECLKLIAQFKTLSSTLKDAVPNIERFHDTYKMDCLAALNRLVTSGVPATVEHRAAASMSAVTSAAVVAECVQNFITAMDSLKLNMVAIDQVHPLLSELSSSLNKLSILPVDFEGKTKMREWLSRLSKMGAADELTEQQARQLHFDLESSYNSFMAALPTAGT